In the Micromonospora narathiwatensis genome, one interval contains:
- the leuD gene encoding 3-isopropylmalate dehydratase small subunit, which translates to MDKFTTHTGTAVPLRRSNVDTDQIIPAVYLKRVTRTGFADGLFSAWREDPEFILNDHAHSGASILVAGPEFGTGSSREHAVWALRDWGFRAVIAPRFGDIFRGNALKEGLLPVELELPAVEALWDLVDADPTTPITVDLTARQVRAGDATWSFPLDDHSRWRLMEGLDDIGLTLRHEAEIGAYEASRPSFLPSVA; encoded by the coding sequence ATGGACAAGTTCACCACCCACACCGGCACCGCCGTGCCGCTGCGTCGATCCAACGTGGACACCGATCAGATCATCCCCGCCGTGTACCTCAAGCGGGTGACCCGTACCGGTTTCGCCGACGGGCTCTTCAGCGCGTGGCGGGAAGATCCGGAATTCATTCTCAACGATCACGCCCATTCGGGTGCGTCGATTCTCGTCGCCGGTCCCGAGTTCGGTACGGGTTCCTCGCGCGAGCACGCCGTCTGGGCGTTGCGGGACTGGGGCTTCCGGGCCGTGATCGCGCCCCGCTTCGGTGACATCTTCCGTGGCAACGCGCTGAAGGAAGGGCTCCTTCCGGTGGAGCTGGAATTGCCCGCCGTGGAGGCGCTCTGGGATCTGGTGGACGCGGATCCGACCACCCCGATCACCGTCGACCTCACCGCCCGCCAGGTCCGTGCCGGGGATGCCACCTGGTCTTTCCCGCTCGACGACCACAGCCGTTGGCGGCTGATGGAGGGCTTGGATGACATTGGACTCACCCTCCGGCACGAGGCCGAGATCGGCGCGTACGAAGCGTCCCGACCGTCGTTCCTGCCCTCGGTCGCCTGA
- a CDS encoding HU family DNA-binding protein: MNKAELIEALAVRLGDRKTATAALDAVLAEVQASVTKGEKVAITGFGAFEKRIRGARTARNPRTGEAVKVKKTSVPTFRPGAGFKEMVANGKVPKATAAAKKIAAAAAKTTGAKAAGAKATAAKKTTAAGAAKKTTAAKATKATAATKKAAPAKKAAPAKAAAAKKTTAAKKAPAAKKTTAAKKAPAAKKTTAVKKTAAVKKSTAAKKAPAKKAPARKTAARR, encoded by the coding sequence GTGAACAAGGCCGAGCTCATCGAGGCGCTCGCCGTTCGCCTGGGGGACCGGAAGACGGCGACGGCCGCGCTCGACGCGGTCCTCGCTGAGGTCCAGGCGTCGGTCACCAAGGGCGAGAAGGTGGCGATCACCGGATTCGGAGCGTTCGAAAAGCGCATCCGGGGGGCGCGAACAGCGCGCAACCCGCGGACAGGCGAGGCGGTGAAGGTCAAGAAGACCTCCGTCCCGACCTTCCGTCCGGGCGCTGGTTTCAAGGAGATGGTGGCCAACGGCAAGGTGCCGAAGGCCACGGCCGCCGCCAAGAAGATCGCCGCGGCCGCCGCCAAGACCACCGGTGCGAAGGCGGCCGGAGCCAAGGCGACCGCGGCGAAGAAGACCACCGCGGCCGGCGCCGCCAAGAAGACCACGGCGGCGAAGGCCACCAAGGCCACCGCCGCGACGAAGAAGGCCGCGCCGGCGAAGAAGGCCGCGCCGGCCAAGGCCGCCGCGGCCAAGAAGACCACCGCCGCCAAGAAGGCGCCGGCGGCCAAGAAGACCACGGCGGCGAAGAAGGCGCCGGCGGCCAAGAAGACCACGGCCGTCAAGAAGACCGCCGCGGTGAAGAAGAGCACCGCCGCCAAGAAGGCACCGGCGAAGAAGGCGCCGGCCAGGAAGACCGCCGCCCGGCGTTGA
- a CDS encoding NUDIX hydrolase, with protein sequence MTDDEPVRIRAAGGVAWRPGPTGVEVCLVHRPRYDDWSLPKGKLDAGEHPLRAAVREVAEETDARAVPQVRLPTVRYHSEGRPKAVDYWSMRAAATGGFQPDTEVDEVRWLDVDEAVRRVSYPHDAEVIAAFAALPPVTGTVLLVRHAHAGRRGTWTGPDNGRPLDEQGWAQARALADLVALIRPVRLLAASARRCVQTLDPAAARLDLPIEVIGDLDEPKPGQQPDECALAAAACVTALAAAGEPVAVCGQGKVIPGMLERLTGRADDFTTPKGGGWLLAFTGDRLLAADRL encoded by the coding sequence GTGACGGACGACGAGCCGGTACGGATCCGGGCGGCGGGCGGGGTGGCCTGGCGCCCGGGGCCGACCGGCGTCGAGGTCTGCCTGGTGCACCGCCCCAGGTACGACGACTGGTCGTTGCCCAAGGGCAAGCTGGACGCCGGGGAGCACCCGCTGCGGGCCGCCGTCCGCGAGGTCGCCGAGGAGACCGACGCCCGGGCCGTGCCACAGGTACGCCTGCCCACGGTCCGCTACCACAGCGAGGGGCGACCGAAGGCGGTCGACTACTGGTCGATGCGGGCCGCCGCGACCGGCGGCTTCCAGCCGGACACCGAGGTCGACGAGGTGCGCTGGCTCGACGTCGACGAGGCGGTACGCCGGGTCAGCTACCCGCACGACGCCGAGGTGATCGCCGCGTTCGCGGCGCTGCCGCCGGTCACCGGCACCGTGCTGCTGGTCCGGCACGCGCACGCCGGCAGGCGGGGCACCTGGACCGGCCCGGACAACGGCCGGCCGCTGGACGAGCAGGGCTGGGCGCAGGCGCGGGCGTTGGCCGACCTGGTGGCCCTGATCCGCCCGGTACGCCTGCTGGCCGCCTCGGCCCGGCGCTGCGTGCAGACCCTCGACCCGGCGGCCGCCCGGCTGGACCTGCCGATCGAGGTGATCGGCGACCTGGACGAGCCGAAGCCCGGCCAGCAGCCGGACGAGTGCGCCCTCGCCGCCGCGGCGTGCGTCACCGCGCTGGCCGCCGCCGGCGAACCGGTCGCCGTGTGCGGCCAGGGCAAGGTGATCCCGGGCATGCTGGAGCGGTTGACCGGCCGGGCGGACGACTTCACCACGCCCAAGGGCGGCGGCTGGCTGCTCGCCTTCACCGGCGACCGCCTCCTCGCCGCCGACCGCCTGTAG
- the leuC gene encoding 3-isopropylmalate dehydratase large subunit, which translates to MVGVTQPRTLAEKVWDAHVVRSAAGEPDLLFIDLHLLHEVTSPQAFDGLRLTGRRVRRTDLTIATEDHNTPTGYDDPSFRSRRGDLLTIADPTSRTQIETLRRNCAEFGVRLHPLGDENQGIVHVIGPQLGLTQPGLTIVCGDSHTATHGAFGALAFGIGTSEVEHVLATQTLPQARPKTMAVNVTGRLAPGVTAKDLVLALIAQVGTGGGRGHVVEYRGEAIRDLSMEGRMTIANMSIEWGAKAGMIAPDETTFAYLKGRPNAPQGADWDAAVAYWRTLPTDEGATFDAEVTLDASRITPFVTWGTNPGQGAPLGSAVPAPEEFGTEPERAAARRALEYMDLAPGTPLRDLAVDVVFVGSCTNGRLEDLRAAADVLRGHQVADGVRMLVVPGSAAVREAAEAEGLDKVFTDAGAEWRFAGCSMCLGMNPDTLSPGQRSASTSNRNFEGRQGRGGRTHLVSPPVAAATAVVGRLAAPADL; encoded by the coding sequence ATGGTGGGAGTCACTCAACCGAGGACCCTGGCCGAGAAGGTCTGGGACGCGCACGTCGTCCGCTCCGCCGCCGGCGAGCCGGATCTGCTCTTCATCGACCTGCACCTGCTCCACGAGGTCACCAGCCCGCAGGCGTTCGACGGGCTGCGGCTGACCGGCCGCCGGGTGCGGCGCACCGACCTGACGATCGCGACCGAGGATCACAACACCCCGACCGGGTACGACGACCCGTCGTTCCGGTCCCGGCGTGGCGACCTGCTGACCATCGCGGATCCCACCTCCCGCACCCAGATCGAGACGTTGCGCCGCAACTGCGCCGAGTTCGGCGTACGGCTGCACCCGCTGGGCGACGAGAACCAGGGCATCGTGCACGTCATCGGCCCGCAGCTCGGCCTCACCCAGCCCGGCCTGACGATCGTCTGCGGCGACTCGCACACCGCCACCCACGGCGCGTTCGGCGCGCTCGCCTTCGGCATCGGCACCAGCGAGGTGGAGCACGTGCTGGCCACCCAGACGCTGCCGCAGGCCCGGCCGAAGACCATGGCGGTGAACGTCACCGGCCGGCTCGCCCCGGGCGTCACCGCCAAGGACCTGGTGCTGGCGCTGATCGCGCAGGTGGGCACCGGCGGCGGGCGCGGCCACGTGGTGGAGTACCGGGGCGAGGCGATCCGCGACCTCTCCATGGAGGGCCGGATGACCATCGCCAACATGTCCATCGAGTGGGGCGCCAAGGCCGGCATGATCGCGCCGGACGAGACCACCTTCGCGTACCTGAAGGGACGGCCGAACGCGCCGCAGGGCGCGGATTGGGACGCGGCGGTGGCGTACTGGCGGACGCTGCCCACCGACGAGGGGGCGACCTTCGACGCGGAGGTGACCCTGGACGCCAGCCGGATCACCCCGTTCGTCACCTGGGGCACCAACCCCGGGCAGGGCGCCCCGCTGGGCTCCGCCGTGCCCGCCCCGGAGGAGTTCGGCACCGAGCCCGAACGGGCCGCCGCCCGCCGCGCTCTGGAATACATGGACCTCGCCCCCGGCACCCCGCTGCGCGACCTCGCCGTCGACGTGGTCTTCGTCGGCTCCTGCACCAACGGTCGGCTGGAGGACCTCCGCGCCGCCGCCGACGTGCTGCGCGGCCACCAGGTCGCCGACGGCGTACGCATGCTCGTGGTTCCCGGGTCCGCCGCGGTCCGCGAGGCGGCCGAGGCGGAGGGGCTGGACAAGGTCTTCACCGACGCCGGCGCCGAGTGGCGCTTCGCCGGCTGCTCCATGTGCCTGGGAATGAACCCGGACACCCTCTCGCCGGGCCAGCGCTCGGCCTCGACCTCCAACCGCAACTTCGAGGGCCGCCAGGGCCGGGGCGGGCGTACCCACCTGGTGTCCCCGCCGGTCGCCGCCGCCACCGCCGTGGTCGGCCGGCTGGCCGCCCCCGCCGACCTGTAG
- a CDS encoding 3-methyladenine DNA glycosylase has translation MTAALAPATALDAADWQARRRAHEERVDAWLTPHLTRRRGGVKHPVEDFLFTYYSHRPAQLRRWHPGAGVALRDADPAEFGRDYRATAAGLTLDTDGVRARRAESLAWIRTLLAATAGRPAHLGCFGMHEWAMVYRQTQDEIRHNSWPLRLGPEATAAVVEERGVRCSHFDAYRFFTAPARPLNVLTPSRETQHALEQPGCLHANMDLYKWAYKLSPLVPSELVAECFALAREIRALDMRASPYDLADLGYPPVRVETPEGRAEYAAAQRGFAERAAGLRARLLAALD, from the coding sequence GTGACCGCCGCCCTCGCCCCCGCCACCGCGCTCGACGCGGCCGACTGGCAGGCCCGGCGGCGCGCCCACGAGGAGCGGGTGGACGCCTGGCTGACGCCGCACCTGACCCGCCGGCGCGGCGGCGTGAAGCATCCGGTGGAGGACTTCCTCTTCACCTACTACTCGCACCGGCCCGCCCAGCTACGCCGCTGGCACCCGGGCGCGGGCGTGGCGCTGCGCGACGCGGACCCGGCCGAGTTCGGCCGGGACTACCGCGCCACCGCCGCCGGGCTCACCCTCGACACCGATGGGGTACGCGCCCGACGTGCCGAGTCGCTCGCCTGGATCCGTACGCTGCTCGCGGCGACCGCCGGCCGCCCCGCCCACCTCGGCTGCTTCGGGATGCACGAGTGGGCGATGGTCTACCGGCAGACCCAGGACGAGATACGCCACAACTCCTGGCCGCTGCGGCTCGGCCCGGAGGCCACCGCCGCGGTCGTCGAGGAACGCGGCGTCCGGTGCAGCCACTTCGACGCGTACCGGTTCTTCACCGCGCCGGCCCGGCCGCTGAACGTGCTCACCCCGAGCCGGGAGACGCAGCACGCGCTGGAGCAGCCGGGCTGCCTGCACGCCAACATGGATCTCTACAAGTGGGCGTACAAGCTCTCCCCGCTGGTGCCGTCGGAGCTGGTCGCGGAGTGCTTCGCGCTGGCCCGGGAGATCCGCGCGCTGGACATGCGGGCCAGCCCGTACGACCTGGCCGACCTGGGCTACCCGCCGGTGCGGGTGGAGACCCCCGAGGGCCGCGCCGAATACGCCGCCGCCCAGCGCGGCTTCGCCGAGCGGGCCGCCGGGCTGCGCGCCCGGCTGCTCGCCGCGCTCGACTGA
- a CDS encoding fumarylacetoacetate hydrolase family protein: MRIARFAHAKGMSFGVVEGEPEAGPQGLTIAEIEGHPFGQISFSGARWALSDVRLLSPILPSKVVCVGRNYAEHAAEHGSEVPKEPLLFLKPSTSVIGPRDAIRLPIFSKQVEHEAELAVVIGAPGARRADRAAAERAIFGYTCANDITARDLQRSDGQWTRAKGFDSFCPLGPWISTGLDVADLEIRCEVGRNPEEMEVRQLGRTKDMVFDVPALVSYISHVMTLLPGDVVLTGTPAGVSPLADGDTVTVRIEGIGELTNPVVPVA; encoded by the coding sequence GTGCGTATCGCTCGTTTCGCTCATGCCAAGGGAATGTCGTTCGGGGTCGTCGAGGGCGAGCCGGAGGCCGGGCCGCAGGGCCTGACCATCGCCGAGATCGAGGGTCACCCGTTCGGGCAGATCTCGTTCTCCGGCGCCCGCTGGGCGCTCTCCGACGTCCGGCTGCTCTCGCCGATCCTGCCGAGCAAGGTGGTCTGTGTCGGCCGCAACTACGCCGAGCACGCCGCCGAGCACGGCAGCGAGGTGCCCAAGGAGCCATTGCTCTTCCTCAAACCGTCCACCTCGGTGATCGGGCCGCGGGACGCGATCCGCCTGCCGATCTTCTCCAAGCAGGTCGAGCACGAGGCGGAGCTGGCCGTGGTGATCGGCGCTCCGGGCGCGCGGCGCGCCGACCGGGCCGCCGCCGAGCGCGCCATCTTCGGCTACACCTGCGCCAACGACATCACCGCGCGGGACCTGCAACGCTCCGACGGGCAGTGGACCCGGGCCAAGGGCTTCGACTCCTTCTGCCCGCTTGGCCCGTGGATCAGCACCGGGTTGGACGTGGCCGACCTGGAGATCCGGTGTGAGGTGGGTCGCAACCCGGAGGAGATGGAGGTGCGCCAGCTCGGCCGGACCAAGGACATGGTCTTCGACGTGCCGGCCCTGGTGTCGTACATCTCCCACGTGATGACGCTGCTTCCCGGCGACGTGGTGCTCACCGGCACGCCGGCGGGGGTTAGCCCGCTCGCCGACGGGGATACGGTCACCGTGCGGATCGAGGGGATCGGCGAGCTCACCAACCCGGTGGTGCCGGTCGCCTGA
- a CDS encoding RNA degradosome polyphosphate kinase, whose translation MSTPREHPESTQHILDPESPRNGTPARGVDGRFRRVRAPEEDLAVDPADLDAAAASAGLEEPLDPVEGPGPYAERAAAQPLPEDRFLNRELSWLDFNARVLALAEDPRTPLLERVKFLAIFASNLDEFYMVRVAGLKRRLSAGLPVRGGDRLPLRTQLELIASKAADLVARQANCFVDDVLPRLADEDIRILRWSELDDPERERLRTWFREHIFPVLTPLAVDPAHPFPYISGRSLNLAVSVRDPDGGSELFARVKVPNNVPRFVRVARDAPGVRFIPVEDLISVHLGQLFSGMQVVECHLFRVTRNAEVEVDEDRDEDLLQALERELARRRFGPPVRLEVAASISDRVLELLVRELDMHDQEVLRVPGLLDLSALWQVYGESDRPELKDPPFVPATHPRLTEGEVPRSVFATLRDGDVLVHHPYHSFATSVQRFIEQAAADPGVLAIKQTLYRTSGDSPIVDALVDAAAAGKQVVVLVELKARFDEVANIGWARTLERAGCHVVYGLVGLKTHCKTALVVRQEGNQIRRYCHIGTGNYHPKTARTYEDFGMLTADPEIGADLTDLFNVLTGYSRQTAYRRLLVAPQGIRSGLIERIEREITHVRLGMPGLVQFKVNALVDEEITDALYRASQAGVHVDLLIRGMCTLRPGVPGLSENIRVRSILGRFLEHSRIFRFGNNGDAEFWMGSSDLMHRNLDRRVEALAQVSDPVARAELDFVLTAAFSPEVDAFELAADGSWSRRTGTAEEPLTHLQDLLLRRVGGTAG comes from the coding sequence GTGAGCACCCCTCGCGAGCACCCCGAGAGCACGCAGCACATCCTCGACCCGGAGTCGCCTCGCAACGGCACCCCGGCCCGGGGCGTCGACGGCCGGTTCCGCCGGGTCCGCGCGCCCGAGGAGGACCTCGCCGTCGACCCGGCCGACCTGGACGCCGCAGCCGCCTCCGCCGGCCTGGAGGAGCCGCTCGACCCGGTCGAGGGCCCGGGCCCGTACGCCGAACGGGCGGCGGCCCAGCCACTGCCCGAGGACCGGTTCCTCAACCGGGAACTCTCCTGGCTCGACTTCAACGCCCGGGTGCTGGCGCTGGCCGAGGACCCGCGTACCCCGCTGCTGGAGCGGGTGAAGTTCCTGGCCATCTTCGCCAGCAACCTGGACGAGTTCTACATGGTGCGGGTGGCCGGGCTGAAGCGCCGGCTCTCCGCCGGCCTGCCGGTACGCGGCGGCGACCGGCTGCCGCTGCGTACCCAGTTGGAGCTGATCGCGTCGAAGGCCGCCGACCTGGTCGCCCGGCAGGCCAACTGCTTCGTCGACGACGTGCTGCCGAGGCTGGCCGACGAGGACATCCGGATCCTGCGCTGGAGCGAGCTGGACGACCCGGAACGGGAACGGCTGCGCACCTGGTTCCGGGAGCACATCTTCCCGGTGCTCACCCCGCTCGCGGTGGATCCGGCGCACCCGTTCCCGTACATCTCCGGGCGGTCGTTGAACCTCGCCGTGTCGGTGCGCGACCCGGACGGCGGTTCGGAGCTGTTCGCCCGGGTGAAGGTGCCCAACAACGTGCCCCGCTTCGTCCGGGTGGCCCGGGACGCTCCCGGCGTCCGGTTCATCCCGGTGGAAGACCTCATCTCGGTGCACCTCGGGCAGCTCTTCTCCGGGATGCAGGTGGTGGAGTGCCACCTGTTCCGGGTCACCCGCAACGCCGAGGTGGAGGTCGACGAGGACCGCGACGAGGATCTGCTCCAGGCCCTCGAACGGGAGCTGGCCCGGCGGCGCTTCGGCCCGCCCGTCCGGCTGGAGGTGGCCGCCTCCATCTCCGACCGGGTGCTGGAGCTGCTCGTCCGCGAGCTGGACATGCACGACCAGGAGGTGCTGCGGGTGCCCGGCCTGCTGGACCTCTCCGCGCTCTGGCAGGTGTACGGCGAGTCCGACCGCCCCGAGCTCAAGGACCCGCCGTTCGTGCCGGCCACCCACCCCCGGCTCACCGAGGGCGAGGTGCCGCGCAGCGTCTTCGCCACCCTGCGCGACGGCGACGTGCTGGTGCACCACCCGTACCACTCCTTCGCGACCAGCGTGCAGCGCTTCATCGAGCAGGCCGCGGCCGACCCGGGCGTGCTGGCCATCAAGCAGACCCTCTACCGCACCAGCGGCGACTCCCCGATCGTGGACGCGCTGGTCGACGCGGCCGCCGCCGGCAAGCAGGTGGTGGTGCTGGTCGAGTTGAAGGCGCGCTTCGACGAGGTGGCGAACATCGGCTGGGCCCGCACCCTGGAACGTGCCGGCTGCCACGTCGTCTACGGCCTGGTCGGCCTGAAGACGCACTGCAAGACCGCCCTGGTGGTACGCCAGGAGGGCAACCAGATCCGCCGCTACTGCCACATCGGCACCGGCAACTACCACCCGAAGACCGCCCGGACCTACGAGGACTTCGGCATGCTCACCGCCGACCCGGAGATCGGCGCCGACCTGACCGACCTGTTCAACGTGCTCACCGGCTACAGCCGGCAGACCGCGTACCGGCGGCTGCTGGTGGCCCCGCAGGGCATCCGCAGTGGCCTGATCGAGCGGATCGAGCGGGAGATCACGCACGTCCGGCTCGGCATGCCGGGCCTGGTGCAGTTCAAGGTGAACGCCCTGGTGGACGAGGAGATCACCGACGCGCTCTACCGGGCCTCCCAGGCCGGCGTGCACGTCGACCTGTTGATCCGGGGCATGTGCACGCTGCGTCCGGGGGTGCCGGGGCTGTCGGAGAACATCCGGGTCCGCTCGATCCTCGGCCGGTTCCTGGAGCACTCGCGCATCTTCCGGTTCGGCAACAACGGCGACGCCGAGTTCTGGATGGGCTCGTCCGACCTGATGCACCGCAACCTGGACCGCCGGGTGGAGGCGCTGGCGCAGGTGAGCGACCCGGTGGCCCGGGCCGAACTCGACTTCGTGCTGACCGCCGCGTTCAGCCCGGAGGTGGACGCGTTCGAGCTGGCCGCGGACGGCAGCTGGAGCCGGCGTACCGGCACCGCGGAGGAGCCGCTGACGCACCTGCAGGACCTGTTGCTGCGCCGGGTCGGCGGTACGGCGGGGTGA
- a CDS encoding IclR family transcriptional regulator: MSGVGVLDKAVVILAACVDGASLAELVERTKLPRATAHRLAQALEIHRMLVRDTQGRWRPGPRLGELANAAPDVLLTAAEPLLAALRDATGESAQLYLRRADERVCVAAAERASGLRDTVPIGSVLPMTAGSAAQILLAWEPPEAVMPLLPRSKFTGRTLAEVRRRGWAQSVAEREAGVASVSAPIRDRTGRVIAAISISGPIERLGRRPGERHAMAVVRAGQRLSGL; the protein is encoded by the coding sequence ATGAGCGGTGTCGGCGTTCTCGACAAGGCGGTGGTCATCCTGGCCGCCTGTGTCGACGGCGCCAGCCTGGCCGAGCTCGTTGAACGCACCAAGCTGCCCCGGGCCACCGCGCACCGGCTGGCACAGGCGCTGGAGATCCACCGGATGCTGGTCCGGGACACCCAGGGGCGCTGGCGCCCGGGTCCCCGGCTCGGCGAACTGGCGAACGCCGCGCCGGACGTGCTGCTGACCGCGGCCGAGCCGCTGCTCGCCGCGCTGCGCGACGCCACCGGGGAGAGCGCTCAGCTCTACCTGCGCCGCGCCGACGAGCGGGTCTGCGTGGCCGCGGCCGAGCGGGCCAGCGGCCTGCGGGACACCGTACCGATCGGCTCGGTGCTGCCCATGACGGCCGGGTCGGCGGCGCAGATCCTGCTCGCCTGGGAGCCGCCCGAGGCGGTCATGCCGTTGCTGCCCCGGTCGAAGTTCACCGGCCGCACCCTGGCCGAGGTACGCCGTCGCGGCTGGGCGCAGAGCGTCGCCGAGCGGGAGGCCGGCGTGGCGAGCGTCTCGGCCCCGATTCGGGACCGCACCGGTCGGGTGATCGCGGCGATCAGCATCTCCGGCCCGATCGAGCGTCTCGGCCGGCGCCCCGGCGAACGCCACGCCATGGCCGTCGTCCGTGCCGGCCAACGCCTCTCCGGCCTCTGA
- a CDS encoding endonuclease/exonuclease/phosphatase family protein, with protein MRHRHLPTAALALGIVVLLDLLRVWLPAIITIFGRAAETPAELLGGFALAWFLVALAAPPLVRRLGPRPVGLVAAGALAAARLALTAAPGGQPQLWLACSGLLAGLVWLAATAARTERPVPGLALGLAIAAVGHALLGTEDLVWRGGPLGWSLSVLLVLAFLAAAAAPDGWFPGSRRGPAAPHAPAASIGSTPTRSASTRAASTGPATGSAGRRAWLVVGPALLVAGQLALAPGLWSASSSYGYASSDFPGLGRPPEGIASAFPAYAVGLFLAAALTRPPAWLGRVVWPVALLAGAALFAADRPAWLGPACLLAAVGLGGCLARTDSAAPSAVVSASGAGATGHRGAADPGDPSGAASGPDTAAARTAHAGDARRGYPAVGGMLLFAVASVAYYAAYDLGYPNGWVPVATAGLIAVLAATGPAQAAPLLTGYPRRLTALLLALLAVLAGGLYRPPGTATRPATPPAAVRVLAYNVRMGFGLDGRFDLDALARAVGGARPDVVLLSEVDRGWLLNGGHDLLALLARRLRMPYVFAPAADPLWGDAVLSRFPVRSGRTRPLAAYGAPTGAQALGVTLDLGGRELAVVATHLQPPPGRGPVAQARDVAAFATRYAAGRPLVLAGDLNTEPGDAAFGEFVRAGLVDALAAARPLATSPADDPREQIDHVLVSPGLAAGAVAAPRTTASDHLPVAVTLTLP; from the coding sequence GTGCGCCACCGCCATCTCCCCACCGCCGCGCTGGCCCTGGGCATCGTGGTCCTGCTCGACCTGCTGCGGGTGTGGCTGCCCGCAATCATCACCATCTTCGGCCGGGCGGCCGAGACCCCGGCCGAACTCCTCGGCGGCTTCGCGCTCGCCTGGTTCCTCGTCGCGCTCGCCGCTCCGCCGCTCGTACGCCGGCTCGGTCCCCGTCCGGTCGGTCTGGTCGCGGCCGGGGCGCTGGCCGCGGCCCGGCTCGCCCTGACCGCCGCGCCCGGCGGTCAGCCGCAGCTCTGGTTGGCCTGCTCCGGGCTGCTTGCCGGACTGGTCTGGCTCGCCGCCACCGCGGCCCGCACCGAACGGCCGGTGCCCGGCCTGGCCCTCGGCCTGGCGATCGCCGCCGTCGGCCACGCGCTGCTCGGCACCGAAGACCTCGTCTGGCGCGGCGGCCCGCTCGGCTGGAGCCTGAGTGTCCTGCTGGTGCTGGCCTTTCTCGCCGCCGCCGCAGCGCCCGACGGCTGGTTTCCCGGCTCGCGGCGCGGCCCGGCGGCCCCGCACGCCCCCGCCGCGTCGATCGGGTCCACACCAACCAGGTCCGCGTCGACCAGGGCAGCGTCGACCGGGCCGGCCACCGGCTCGGCCGGGCGCCGGGCCTGGCTGGTCGTCGGACCGGCGCTGCTGGTGGCCGGCCAACTGGCGCTGGCCCCGGGGCTGTGGAGCGCCTCGTCCTCCTACGGGTACGCCTCGTCCGACTTCCCCGGCCTGGGCCGCCCGCCGGAGGGCATCGCCTCGGCGTTCCCGGCGTACGCGGTCGGGCTCTTCCTCGCGGCCGCGCTCACCCGGCCTCCGGCCTGGCTCGGGCGGGTGGTGTGGCCGGTCGCCCTGCTCGCGGGTGCGGCGCTCTTCGCCGCCGACCGGCCGGCCTGGCTGGGACCGGCGTGCCTGCTCGCCGCCGTCGGCCTCGGCGGCTGCCTGGCCCGCACCGACAGCGCCGCGCCGTCCGCTGTGGTGTCGGCGTCCGGCGCGGGCGCGACCGGGCATCGCGGGGCCGCCGACCCCGGGGACCCGTCCGGCGCGGCATCCGGGCCGGACACCGCGGCGGCTCGTACGGCGCACGCCGGTGACGCGCGGCGCGGCTACCCGGCCGTCGGCGGAATGCTGCTCTTCGCCGTCGCGTCCGTCGCCTACTACGCCGCCTACGACCTGGGCTATCCCAACGGTTGGGTGCCGGTGGCCACGGCCGGGCTGATCGCCGTGCTCGCCGCCACCGGGCCGGCGCAGGCCGCCCCCCTCCTGACCGGGTATCCCCGGCGCCTCACGGCCCTGCTGCTGGCGCTGCTGGCCGTGCTGGCGGGCGGGTTGTACCGGCCGCCGGGTACGGCCACCCGGCCCGCCACGCCACCGGCGGCGGTACGGGTGCTGGCGTACAACGTCCGGATGGGCTTCGGGCTGGACGGGCGGTTCGACCTCGACGCCCTGGCCCGGGCGGTCGGCGGGGCCCGACCCGACGTGGTGCTGCTCAGCGAGGTGGACCGGGGCTGGCTGCTCAACGGCGGCCACGACCTGCTCGCCCTGCTGGCCCGGCGGCTGCGGATGCCGTACGTCTTCGCGCCCGCAGCCGATCCGCTGTGGGGGGACGCGGTGCTGAGCCGCTTCCCGGTGCGGTCCGGCCGGACCCGGCCGCTCGCGGCGTACGGCGCGCCGACCGGGGCGCAAGCCCTCGGCGTCACGCTCGACCTCGGCGGGCGGGAACTCGCCGTGGTCGCCACCCACCTGCAACCGCCACCCGGGCGGGGGCCGGTGGCCCAGGCCCGCGACGTCGCCGCCTTCGCCACCCGGTACGCGGCCGGCCGTCCGCTGGTGCTGGCCGGCGACCTGAACACCGAGCCCGGCGACGCCGCGTTCGGCGAGTTCGTCCGGGCCGGTCTGGTCGACGCCCTGGCGGCGGCCCGCCCGCTGGCGACCAGCCCGGCCGACGATCCGCGGGAGCAGATCGACCACGTACTCGTCTCGCCCGGCCTCGCCGCCGGCGCGGTGGCGGCACCGCGTACCACGGCCAGCGACCACCTGCCGGTCGCGGTGACCCTGACCCTGCCGTGA